A region of Allocoleopsis franciscana PCC 7113 DNA encodes the following proteins:
- a CDS encoding putative Ig domain-containing protein, producing MLPKRVAMFYLPMTCDYAVAHSPVQVISKISTVFNGLFSDPDAGASLSGVAVVGNTANTTTQGTWQYSTNGTNWFDVGTVADGATALALSAGSAVRFVPVTNYNGAPPALTVRAIDNTYSSGFTSGGTRVNVNTGTNGGTTAISATTNTINTSISAVNDAPTLTNAIADQLAALSTAFTLPLPANTFADLDGDTLTYTATLENGNPFPSWLIFNAANQTFSGTPTTANAGGLNIKVTATDPSGASASDIFVLTVANIITNANIATPIATLGILGETISTTANVTINSGGLLKMDGKNLATTNTINLSGGAIENTKAVTASTLNVSNGSSFTIDADDSFTNVGAGGTGTVLTIASDKIGNLLDINVNATATSLVDLDVTSKVNVGGGGVLNLNGNDLSSSNLNATDAENTPAQLTYTASNVTNGQFEFIAAPGVAITSFTQADINNGAVQ from the coding sequence GGGCTGTTTAGCGACCCGGATGCAGGCGCAAGCCTTAGCGGTGTTGCAGTGGTTGGGAATACCGCAAATACAACTACACAAGGAACATGGCAATACTCTACAAATGGTACGAACTGGTTTGATGTGGGCACAGTTGCAGATGGTGCAACGGCTCTGGCATTGTCTGCGGGTAGCGCGGTGCGGTTTGTTCCCGTTACCAATTACAACGGCGCTCCCCCGGCTTTAACTGTTCGAGCGATTGATAACACTTATAGCAGTGGGTTTACCAGTGGCGGTACTCGCGTCAATGTGAATACGGGTACGAATGGGGGAACAACCGCAATTTCTGCTACCACCAATACCATCAACACCAGCATTTCGGCAGTCAACGATGCTCCAACCCTGACTAATGCGATCGCCGATCAACTAGCTGCCCTAAGTACTGCTTTCACTCTCCCCTTACCTGCCAACACCTTTGCAGATTTAGATGGGGATACCCTCACTTACACCGCAACGCTAGAAAACGGTAATCCCTTCCCCAGTTGGCTTATCTTCAATGCCGCAAATCAAACCTTTAGCGGAACTCCGACCACAGCAAATGCGGGCGGACTGAATATCAAAGTCACTGCAACTGATCCATCAGGAGCATCGGCAAGCGATATCTTTGTGCTTACCGTTGCCAACATTATTACCAACGCCAATATTGCTACCCCCATTGCGACTTTGGGCATACTCGGTGAAACCATCTCTACTACTGCCAATGTGACAATCAACTCTGGCGGTCTTCTCAAGATGGATGGGAAAAACCTAGCGACCACGAACACGATTAATCTCAGTGGTGGGGCGATCGAAAACACCAAAGCCGTGACCGCCTCTACTCTTAATGTCTCTAACGGCAGCAGCTTCACCATTGATGCTGATGACTCCTTTACTAATGTCGGTGCAGGTGGTACCGGGACAGTTCTAACCATTGCATCAGACAAGATCGGCAACCTTCTGGACATCAACGTCAACGCAACGGCTACATCTCTGGTTGATCTGGATGTGACAAGCAAGGTGAACGTTGGTGGGGGTGGAGTTTTAAACCTTAACGGTAATGACCTCAGCAGCAGCAACCTCAATGCCACCGACGCAGAAAACACCCCTGCTCAACTGACCTACACTGCCAGCAATGTCACCAATGGTCAATTCGAGTTCATCGCGGCTCCTGGTGTTGCCATTACCAGCTTTACCCAGGCAGACATCAACAATGGAGCAGTACAGTAG
- a CDS encoding IS5/IS1182 family transposase, which produces MSNIPEYLEKNQQESKRLIGLEYEQLQQLIAAAELLHQQKDIEIEQRKVRINKAGGGRRPKLSVKDQIILTLVYLHPEPTFQMLGVQFGVSESTANDIFHYWSELLRELLPASLLEQVKKNPGEYKWVQEILAELELIVDSCEQPIPRPKDYQEQKKFYSGKKKNHTLKNQLIVTPNGQEIVDVIVGKPGPTSDINIWREGQSKLAPTQKFKGDKGYIGEVQIETPQKKPRARELSQEEKQKNREKASERIFVEHVIRLLKIFRVAQERFRLRAKSYQRIILLVCGLVRLRIGTLFINSSVCD; this is translated from the coding sequence ATGAGTAATATACCAGAGTACCTTGAAAAAAATCAACAAGAAAGTAAACGATTAATTGGACTAGAGTACGAACAGTTACAGCAATTAATAGCTGCCGCTGAATTATTACATCAACAGAAAGATATCGAGATTGAGCAAAGAAAAGTAAGGATAAACAAGGCAGGAGGAGGTAGAAGACCAAAACTATCAGTCAAAGACCAAATAATATTAACTTTGGTATATCTACACCCGGAGCCAACATTCCAGATGCTAGGAGTCCAGTTCGGAGTTAGTGAATCAACAGCGAATGACATATTTCACTACTGGTCAGAGCTATTGAGGGAATTGCTGCCTGCTAGTCTGCTGGAACAAGTAAAAAAAAATCCCGGTGAGTATAAATGGGTGCAAGAAATTCTCGCCGAGTTGGAGTTAATAGTGGATAGCTGTGAACAGCCAATACCGAGACCCAAGGACTATCAAGAACAAAAAAAGTTTTATTCAGGCAAAAAGAAAAACCATACTTTGAAAAATCAATTAATTGTCACACCAAATGGACAAGAGATTGTAGATGTTATAGTGGGAAAGCCAGGGCCGACTAGCGACATAAATATTTGGAGAGAAGGTCAATCCAAGTTAGCTCCAACACAAAAATTCAAAGGAGATAAAGGCTATATAGGAGAAGTCCAAATAGAAACTCCTCAAAAAAAGCCGAGAGCCAGGGAATTAAGCCAAGAAGAAAAACAAAAAAATCGAGAGAAAGCGAGTGAGAGAATATTTGTTGAACACGTAATTAGATTACTAAAGATTTTCCGTGTAGCCCAAGAAAGGTTTCGCCTAAGAGCCAAGAGTTATCAGAGAATAATTCTTCTAGTGTGTGGATTAGTCAGATTAAGGATTGGGACGTTATTTATAAATAGCTCAGTCTGCGACTAA
- a CDS encoding alpha-amylase family glycosyl hydrolase, protein MASSIEFQLFAPRNQGAALFGSFADGKEIPMQKGKDGYFRTQVELEDGVYQYKFRVQTKSPHFEPAQWIEVIDPYATDVDETKKIGMVRIKDGQRIVDTYTWQHDDTLLPNNQEIVIYEMHVADFSGGENDSNKRGKYLDVIAKLDYLCELGINAIELMPVNEYPGDYSWGYKVRHYFATESSYGSTEDLKRLIDECHGRGIRVFLDGIYNHTDEECPLMLIDRNYWYYEHRHYPEDPANYWGPEFNYDNYDETLDVKPAWKFVGDVVRYWVQEYHIDGIRFDAVRQLANDEFLDWLAKQAKKHAVPKPFYNIAENIPDTSKITTPEGPLDACWHESFHYFMIPHICGETFDLEKLKEVLDPKRQGYESTTNVINYLATHDREHLFRELGERGIFDEAAFRRAKFAAVLLMTAMGVPMLWMGEEFGEHKRKSEKVTQPKKIAWPLLERDLNRDLFEYYKKLIALRKQHPALQGDYIEFFHENPEAKVLAYVRGSDASSRVVVITNFSDTVLNQYPVPNFPASGSWYEWMGNSDVEAGEEGIRIDIGGYEAKVLVCQ, encoded by the coding sequence ATGGCTAGCTCAATTGAATTTCAATTATTTGCTCCTCGTAACCAGGGAGCTGCCCTATTCGGTTCTTTTGCTGACGGGAAAGAAATACCGATGCAAAAAGGGAAGGATGGCTATTTCCGGACTCAGGTTGAGCTAGAAGATGGTGTCTATCAATATAAATTTCGCGTCCAAACCAAAAGCCCCCATTTTGAACCCGCTCAATGGATAGAAGTCATCGACCCCTACGCAACAGACGTTGATGAAACAAAAAAAATAGGTATGGTGCGAATCAAAGATGGTCAACGAATCGTTGATACATATACTTGGCAACATGATGATACTTTGTTGCCTAATAATCAAGAAATAGTCATCTATGAAATGCACGTTGCCGATTTTTCAGGCGGTGAGAATGACTCTAACAAACGGGGAAAATATCTAGATGTGATCGCAAAGTTAGATTATTTGTGCGAACTCGGAATTAATGCGATCGAATTAATGCCAGTGAATGAGTATCCGGGGGATTATAGTTGGGGCTATAAAGTACGTCATTATTTTGCTACCGAATCCAGCTACGGCTCCACAGAAGATTTAAAGCGGTTGATTGATGAATGCCATGGCAGGGGAATTCGCGTTTTCCTAGATGGGATTTATAATCACACGGATGAAGAATGCCCATTAATGCTGATTGACCGCAATTATTGGTACTACGAACATAGGCACTATCCGGAAGACCCTGCAAATTACTGGGGGCCAGAGTTTAACTACGATAACTACGACGAAACCTTAGATGTTAAACCAGCATGGAAATTTGTCGGGGATGTAGTGCGTTACTGGGTTCAGGAGTATCACATTGATGGAATTCGTTTTGATGCGGTGCGCCAATTGGCGAACGATGAATTTCTGGATTGGCTAGCTAAACAAGCGAAGAAACATGCTGTACCTAAGCCGTTTTATAATATTGCTGAAAATATCCCCGATACAAGTAAAATTACCACACCCGAAGGGCCATTAGATGCCTGTTGGCATGAAAGTTTTCACTACTTTATGATTCCTCATATTTGTGGTGAAACATTTGATTTAGAGAAGCTCAAAGAAGTTTTAGACCCCAAGCGGCAGGGTTATGAATCTACGACGAATGTCATCAATTATTTAGCAACCCATGATCGCGAACATCTGTTCAGAGAATTAGGTGAGCGCGGAATCTTTGACGAAGCCGCATTTAGACGAGCCAAGTTTGCCGCTGTCTTATTAATGACGGCAATGGGAGTGCCAATGCTGTGGATGGGAGAAGAGTTTGGTGAGCATAAGCGCAAAAGTGAAAAGGTAACTCAGCCGAAGAAAATTGCATGGCCTTTGTTGGAAAGAGACTTAAATCGAGATTTATTCGAGTATTACAAAAAACTCATTGCCCTACGCAAACAACATCCAGCGCTTCAAGGGGACTATATTGAGTTTTTTCACGAAAATCCAGAGGCTAAAGTGCTAGCCTACGTTCGTGGAAGTGATGCGAGTTCTCGTGTTGTTGTCATTACCAATTTCTCTGATACTGTTCTCAATCAGTATCCTGTCCCTAATTTCCCAGCTTCTGGGAGTTGGTATGAGTGGATGGGCAACTCTGACGTAGAAGCGGGAGAAGAGGGCATCCGGATTGATATCGGAGGCTACGAAGCAAAAGTTCTGGTTTGTCAATGA
- a CDS encoding DUF3727 domain-containing protein — translation MFSSEFPQENGSSGNPSVTLTDEAGRSLSCYIEHSLEVEGSEYLLLLPVDAPVEIVAWDETEDEEEADATLIEDDAEIDLIFSDAQAVLAEQNLTLKRTAYTLTVEGELPAVDEEEILTIEIEEDEVELEPEQFQYLASFYHEEQEYGIYTPLDPLLFFAQRDKTGQPVLLSPEEFKKVQPLLEELLFDELE, via the coding sequence ATGTTCTCATCTGAATTTCCCCAAGAGAATGGGTCATCCGGTAACCCTAGCGTTACGTTAACGGATGAAGCTGGACGATCGCTTAGTTGTTACATTGAGCATTCCCTGGAAGTAGAGGGTAGTGAATACCTTCTTCTCTTGCCTGTAGACGCACCCGTCGAAATTGTGGCATGGGATGAAACCGAAGATGAAGAAGAAGCAGATGCCACTCTCATTGAAGACGACGCTGAGATTGATCTGATCTTCTCGGATGCCCAAGCCGTGTTGGCTGAACAAAATCTGACGCTCAAGCGCACAGCCTATACTCTCACGGTGGAAGGTGAACTGCCTGCTGTGGATGAAGAGGAGATTCTCACCATAGAAATAGAAGAAGACGAGGTCGAATTAGAGCCAGAGCAATTCCAATATCTGGCAAGCTTCTATCATGAAGAACAGGAGTATGGAATTTACACTCCCCTCGACCCCCTGCTATTTTTTGCACAACGGGACAAAACGGGTCAACCTGTGTTGCTTTCCCCAGAGGAGTTCAAAAAAGTGCAGCCCTTACTCGAAGAATTGCTCTTTGATGAGCTTGAATAG
- the mltG gene encoding endolytic transglycosylase MltG, with the protein MKAVSSISKWLFYLALLPAVLLIGAWQGWEWWSWAQSPVISPSSSAGEDKAVQIQIPPGTAAQKIGKDLEAAGVIRSYQAWKLWTYWLRFQDNQGGFKAGTYKLSPTQPLTAIADKIWAGEVMQVSFTIPEGWSLQQMATYFESLGYFKAQDFLNAASQIPKDKYPWLPDNLPHLEGFLYPDTYQLPSDGMSAPQVIQQMLSRFEQVALPLYEQGKNQTKLSLFQWVTLASIVEKEAVIPTERPRIAGVFTSRLQKGMRLETDPTVEYGLGIRQTMNQPLTFAQVKTPSPYNTYLNPGLPPTPIASPGVESLKAALYPEKTDYLFFVARYDGSHVFSKTLAEHEAATAAIRKQINSQQKPAS; encoded by the coding sequence ATGAAAGCGGTCAGTAGCATATCCAAATGGTTATTTTATCTGGCTCTCCTGCCAGCAGTCCTCTTAATCGGTGCATGGCAGGGGTGGGAGTGGTGGAGCTGGGCACAGTCACCTGTGATCAGTCCATCCTCAAGTGCCGGGGAGGATAAAGCCGTACAAATTCAGATTCCCCCAGGAACAGCGGCTCAGAAGATTGGCAAAGATTTGGAAGCGGCGGGTGTGATTCGTTCTTACCAAGCTTGGAAACTTTGGACGTATTGGCTCAGGTTTCAGGATAATCAGGGCGGCTTTAAAGCGGGGACTTATAAGCTATCACCCACACAACCCCTAACCGCGATCGCCGACAAAATTTGGGCGGGTGAGGTGATGCAAGTCTCCTTCACCATTCCCGAAGGTTGGTCGCTCCAGCAAATGGCGACTTACTTTGAATCCCTAGGGTACTTCAAAGCGCAAGACTTTCTCAATGCCGCCAGCCAAATTCCCAAGGATAAGTACCCCTGGTTACCCGATAACTTACCCCATCTCGAAGGGTTTTTGTACCCAGACACCTATCAGTTGCCGAGTGATGGCATGTCTGCCCCACAAGTCATCCAACAAATGCTCAGCCGCTTTGAGCAGGTGGCGCTACCCTTGTACGAACAGGGAAAAAATCAAACTAAACTTAGCCTGTTCCAGTGGGTTACCTTAGCCAGCATTGTGGAGAAAGAAGCCGTAATTCCTACCGAACGCCCACGCATTGCTGGTGTTTTTACCAGCCGCTTACAAAAAGGGATGAGACTCGAAACCGATCCAACGGTTGAGTATGGGTTAGGCATTCGACAAACCATGAATCAACCCCTAACCTTTGCCCAGGTGAAAACCCCTTCTCCCTACAACACCTATCTCAACCCTGGACTCCCGCCGACACCCATTGCGAGTCCAGGTGTAGAGAGCTTAAAAGCCGCTCTTTATCCCGAAAAGACCGATTATCTTTTCTTCGTTGCTCGGTATGATGGCTCTCACGTTTTTAGTAAAACTCTAGCCGAACACGAAGCCGCTACAGCGGCGATTCGCAAACAAATTAATTCCCAACAAAAACCCGCCTCTTAA
- a CDS encoding YqeG family HAD IIIA-type phosphatase, translated as MSWLSYLQPNLILGGPILGLTPEILQNYQIRGLVLDVDETLVPLRSKEASAELREWVEQIRQVVSLWLVSNNLSESRIRSIANSLDLPYILAASKPSRRKLKQAAAAMNLPVEQVAMVGDRLFTDVLAGNRLGMFTILVEPMVDPSVTAPSYPTRDFEVWLTQALGVSISAQQQNLNKHDESRESEI; from the coding sequence ATGTCTTGGCTATCTTACTTACAACCTAATTTAATTCTCGGTGGCCCTATCCTCGGTCTCACCCCAGAAATCTTACAAAACTATCAAATTAGAGGTTTAGTGCTGGATGTTGATGAAACCTTAGTCCCTTTACGCTCCAAAGAGGCGTCTGCGGAACTCAGAGAGTGGGTAGAGCAAATCCGACAAGTGGTGTCTTTGTGGCTAGTTAGTAACAATCTCAGCGAGAGTCGAATTCGCAGTATTGCTAATTCCCTCGATTTGCCTTACATCTTGGCAGCTAGCAAACCCTCGCGGCGAAAGTTAAAACAAGCCGCAGCGGCGATGAATCTCCCTGTAGAGCAAGTCGCTATGGTGGGCGATCGCTTGTTCACGGACGTGCTGGCTGGCAACCGTCTGGGGATGTTCACCATCCTCGTTGAACCGATGGTAGACCCCAGTGTCACTGCGCCTTCCTATCCAACTCGTGACTTTGAAGTTTGGCTGACCCAAGCCTTAGGTGTTTCAATCTCAGCGCAGCAACAAAACTTAAACAAACATGACGAATCAAGAGAATCCGAAATATAA
- the proB gene encoding glutamate 5-kinase → MSQTIVVKVGTSSLTQPQTGQLALSTIAKLVETLTHLRSSGHGIVLVTSGAVGVGCARLGLKSRPQTMALKQAVAAVGQGRLMRIYDDFFTSLQQPIAQILLSRRDFIQRSCYVNAYGTFRELLQLGVIPIVNENDTVAVEELKFGDNDTLSALVASLIQADWLFLLTDVDRLYSADPRQVPDAQPITLVNSMEHLAELQIQTGESGSQWGTGGMVTKISAARIATNAGVRTVITEGRYPESIEKILQGEPLGTQFEPQPRTENARKRWIAHSLVPVGKLYLDHGAVAAICQAGKSLLAAGITAIEGEFHASEAVQLCDGSGLEIARGLVNYSSTELQKIRGRKSEDIPMILGYGGAETVVHRDNLVLSN, encoded by the coding sequence ATGTCCCAAACGATTGTTGTTAAAGTTGGTACCTCCAGCCTCACCCAACCCCAAACTGGTCAGTTAGCGCTCTCGACCATTGCCAAACTCGTTGAAACTCTCACTCATCTGCGCTCCTCAGGTCATGGCATCGTTCTAGTGACCTCTGGGGCTGTGGGTGTTGGTTGTGCGCGATTGGGGTTAAAGTCGCGCCCTCAGACAATGGCGCTCAAACAAGCCGTAGCAGCAGTCGGACAGGGACGTTTGATGCGAATTTACGACGATTTCTTTACCAGCTTGCAACAGCCGATCGCACAAATCCTCCTCAGCCGCCGTGACTTCATCCAACGGAGTTGCTACGTCAATGCCTACGGAACATTTCGAGAACTGCTCCAGTTAGGAGTAATCCCGATTGTGAATGAAAACGACACCGTGGCGGTTGAGGAACTCAAGTTTGGAGATAATGATACTCTCAGCGCTTTAGTTGCCAGTCTCATTCAAGCCGATTGGTTGTTTTTGCTCACGGATGTAGACCGACTGTACTCCGCCGATCCGCGCCAAGTCCCCGATGCTCAGCCGATTACCCTGGTAAACAGCATGGAGCACTTAGCGGAACTTCAGATTCAAACCGGAGAATCCGGCTCTCAGTGGGGGACAGGTGGCATGGTGACCAAAATTTCAGCGGCGCGGATTGCCACCAATGCGGGGGTGAGGACTGTCATCACAGAAGGACGCTACCCTGAATCGATCGAAAAAATCTTACAGGGAGAACCCCTCGGTACCCAATTTGAACCCCAACCTCGGACTGAAAATGCTCGTAAGCGTTGGATTGCTCACAGTTTAGTGCCTGTGGGTAAGCTGTATCTTGATCATGGAGCTGTCGCGGCAATTTGTCAGGCGGGGAAATCCTTGTTAGCGGCAGGCATTACAGCCATTGAGGGGGAGTTTCACGCTTCGGAGGCGGTACAGTTATGCGACGGCAGTGGCTTAGAAATTGCGAGAGGGTTGGTTAACTACAGCAGCACCGAACTTCAGAAGATTCGAGGGCGGAAATCCGAGGATATTCCTATGATTTTGGGCTATGGGGGCGCTGAAACGGTGGTACATCGCGATAACCTGGTGTTGAGTAATTAG
- a CDS encoding hybrid sensor histidine kinase/response regulator, with protein sequence MKAKILIVEDENIVAFNIQNRLEGLGYNVTAVISSGEAALQNVEQNRPDLVLMDIKLKGPIDGIQAAEQIHRQFKIPVVYLTAYADEETLNRAKITEPYGYILKPFEARDLVTTIEMALYKHQIEQQLREREQWLATTLKSIGDAVITTDSQGLVTFMNPVAEALTRWNSEEVLGYDLTQIFHAINEKTREVIENPIKLVLQEGVTVGLENHTLLITKDGSEIPIDDSAAPIKNEAGNILGAVLVFHDITEQQQIQSVLEKTNEELEVRVAESIAQLKETNEQLRQEIARRQRLEQELRLALEKERELNELKSRIIATVSHEYRTPLTTILSSADILENYDSRLTLDKKKKHFQRIQSSIKYLTKLVEDMLIVNQAETGNLEFSPTFLNVEQIACEIVNECQVNPANPHRILFECQGSCTNVFLDEKLLKLILRNLLSNAIKFSPDRNPIRLELSCEPSQVVLRLSDQGIGILPTEKPWLFNPFFRGSNIGVTPGVGLGLVMVKECVDLHGGEILVESEVGQGTTFTVTLPM encoded by the coding sequence GTGAAAGCAAAAATCTTAATAGTTGAGGACGAAAATATTGTTGCTTTTAATATTCAAAATCGATTAGAAGGACTGGGATACAATGTAACCGCTGTGATTTCTTCGGGAGAAGCTGCGCTGCAAAACGTGGAGCAAAATCGCCCTGACTTAGTCTTGATGGATATTAAACTAAAAGGCCCCATCGATGGTATTCAAGCGGCTGAACAAATACATCGTCAATTCAAAATTCCTGTAGTCTATTTAACAGCTTACGCCGATGAAGAAACACTCAATCGTGCTAAAATTACAGAACCCTACGGTTATATCCTTAAGCCTTTTGAAGCGAGGGATTTAGTTACAACCATTGAAATGGCTCTCTACAAACATCAGATCGAGCAGCAGCTTAGAGAGAGAGAACAGTGGTTGGCAACGACGCTTAAAAGTATTGGAGACGCTGTGATTACAACCGATTCACAGGGTTTAGTCACATTTATGAATCCGGTTGCCGAAGCCCTCACTCGTTGGAACTCCGAAGAGGTTCTAGGGTATGATTTGACCCAAATTTTCCATGCCATCAACGAGAAAACGCGAGAAGTTATTGAGAATCCGATCAAGTTAGTGCTTCAAGAGGGAGTTACGGTAGGTTTAGAAAACCACACCCTCCTGATTACCAAAGATGGTAGCGAAATCCCAATTGATGATAGTGCAGCACCGATCAAAAATGAGGCGGGTAACATTCTTGGGGCTGTATTAGTCTTTCATGACATTACTGAACAACAGCAAATTCAATCTGTCTTAGAAAAGACGAATGAAGAACTAGAAGTTCGAGTGGCAGAGAGTATTGCTCAATTAAAAGAAACGAATGAGCAACTTAGGCAAGAAATTGCCCGACGCCAGCGCTTAGAACAAGAATTGCGATTGGCTCTCGAAAAGGAGCGAGAATTAAATGAATTAAAGTCACGTATCATTGCGACGGTTTCACACGAGTATCGTACTCCCCTAACGACCATATTGTCTTCGGCAGATATACTGGAAAATTATGACTCACGGTTGACATTAGATAAAAAAAAGAAGCATTTTCAACGCATTCAATCTTCGATTAAATACTTGACCAAACTGGTTGAAGATATGCTAATTGTCAACCAAGCGGAAACGGGAAATCTAGAGTTTAGTCCGACATTTCTGAATGTGGAGCAGATAGCTTGTGAAATAGTCAATGAATGTCAGGTAAATCCCGCAAATCCACATCGGATTCTCTTTGAGTGCCAAGGAAGCTGTACCAACGTTTTTCTAGATGAGAAACTCTTAAAATTAATCCTGAGAAACTTGCTTTCCAATGCGATTAAGTTTTCTCCTGATCGGAACCCAATTCGGTTAGAGCTAAGTTGCGAACCCAGTCAAGTGGTTTTGCGCCTATCAGACCAAGGAATTGGCATTCTTCCAACCGAAAAACCTTGGTTATTTAACCCCTTCTTTCGCGGCAGTAATATTGGTGTTACCCCTGGAGTGGGTTTGGGATTAGTAATGGTTAAGGAATGTGTGGACTTACACGGGGGCGAGATTCTTGTAGAAAGTGAAGTGGGTCAAGGCACAACGTTTACTGTAACTCTTCCCATGTAG
- the eno gene encoding phosphopyruvate hydratase, producing MEYKPETAIEAIDAREILDSRGRPTVEAEVMLMTGARGLAQVPSGASTGTFEAHELRDDDSHRYGGKGVLYAVRNIKEKITPELLGMDALDQASVDQKMIDRDGSLNKKNLGANAILAVSLATAKAAAENLGLPLYRYLGGPLANLLPVPLMNVINGGAHADNNVDFQEFMIVPVGAPTFRDALRWGAEVFASLAKVLKEKKLLTGVGDEGGFAPNLESNQAALELLIAAIEQAGYKPGEQVALAMDVAASEFYKEGQYIYDGSSHSPEEFIDYMAKLVGQYPIISIEDGLHEEDWDHWKLLSQKLSNIQLVGDDLFVTNPVRLKKGIELGAGNSILIKLNQIGSLTETLETIDLATRRGYRSVISHRSGETEDTTIADLAVATRAGQIKTGSLCRSERVAKYNRLLRIEDELGDRAIYAGTVGMGPI from the coding sequence ATGGAATACAAGCCAGAAACCGCAATTGAAGCGATCGATGCCAGAGAAATTTTAGACTCTCGTGGGCGTCCTACCGTAGAAGCCGAAGTGATGCTGATGACGGGCGCGAGGGGACTCGCCCAAGTTCCCAGTGGAGCCTCGACAGGGACTTTTGAAGCCCATGAACTGCGGGACGATGACTCCCATCGCTATGGCGGCAAAGGAGTTCTCTACGCGGTACGGAATATTAAGGAGAAAATTACGCCTGAGTTGTTGGGAATGGATGCACTCGACCAAGCATCCGTTGACCAAAAAATGATTGATCGCGATGGTTCCCTCAACAAAAAGAACTTGGGAGCCAATGCTATCCTCGCTGTCTCGCTAGCAACGGCTAAGGCGGCGGCAGAGAATCTGGGGCTTCCACTCTATCGCTATCTAGGGGGACCCCTGGCTAATCTGCTGCCAGTCCCATTGATGAACGTGATCAACGGTGGCGCTCATGCGGATAATAATGTGGATTTTCAGGAATTCATGATTGTACCCGTGGGAGCACCGACCTTTCGGGACGCGCTGCGCTGGGGTGCTGAGGTGTTCGCATCCTTGGCAAAGGTTTTGAAGGAGAAGAAGTTACTGACAGGAGTGGGCGACGAAGGAGGCTTTGCGCCCAACCTGGAGTCTAATCAAGCCGCTTTAGAATTGCTGATTGCGGCAATTGAGCAGGCTGGGTATAAACCAGGGGAACAAGTCGCGTTAGCCATGGATGTGGCGGCGAGTGAGTTTTACAAAGAGGGTCAGTATATCTACGATGGGTCATCTCACTCACCCGAAGAGTTTATTGATTATATGGCGAAGTTAGTGGGGCAATATCCCATTATTTCCATTGAAGATGGCTTGCACGAAGAGGATTGGGATCATTGGAAATTGCTGAGTCAGAAACTAAGCAACATTCAGTTAGTGGGTGATGACCTGTTTGTGACTAACCCGGTACGCCTGAAGAAAGGAATTGAGTTGGGTGCAGGTAACTCGATCTTAATTAAGCTCAATCAAATTGGCTCGTTGACTGAAACGTTAGAAACCATTGATTTAGCGACTCGTAGGGGTTACCGTTCTGTCATTAGCCATCGTTCTGGTGAAACCGAAGATACGACCATTGCCGATTTAGCGGTAGCGACTCGTGCAGGTCAAATCAAAACCGGCTCTTTATGCCGTAGTGAACGGGTTGCCAAATACAACCGACTGCTACGGATTGAAGATGAATTAGGCGATCGCGCTATTTATGCTGGAACTGTGGGAATGGGGCCAATTTAG
- the gloA gene encoding lactoylglutathione lyase, with the protein MRMLHTMLRVGNLEESLKFYCDVLGMKLLRQKDYPSGEFTLAFVGYGDESDHTVLELTHNWGTDQYDLGNAYGHIALGVDNIYETCAQIRMKGGKVVREPGPMKHGSTVIAFVEDPNGYKIELIQLGTQGSASPQETANVANR; encoded by the coding sequence ATGCGAATGCTACACACGATGCTGCGGGTCGGCAATCTTGAGGAATCTCTCAAGTTTTACTGCGATGTTTTGGGGATGAAGCTACTGCGCCAAAAAGATTATCCCAGCGGCGAATTTACTTTGGCTTTCGTGGGTTATGGCGATGAATCTGACCACACCGTCCTGGAACTGACCCACAACTGGGGTACAGATCAATACGATTTGGGAAATGCTTATGGTCACATTGCGCTTGGTGTAGATAATATTTACGAAACTTGTGCCCAAATCAGGATGAAGGGCGGCAAAGTCGTCCGCGAACCAGGGCCGATGAAGCATGGTTCAACGGTTATTGCTTTTGTAGAAGACCCGAATGGGTATAAGATTGAGCTGATTCAGCTAGGGACTCAAGGTTCTGCCAGTCCGCAAGAAACCGCCAACGTGGCAAACCGATAG